A window of Nicotiana sylvestris chromosome 8, ASM39365v2, whole genome shotgun sequence genomic DNA:
TTTCTGGAGAGTAAGGCTGACGGGCTTGTGGCCAGTAGAGCCAATCAAAGGTGCAATCCTCGAACTGCAGAACACAAATTTGTGAGTGGAAAATTCTGAATCGTAAAAGAAGAAACTTCAGTTATTAGAACAGCTCGTTGAAGCAAGTAGATCTTCCATTAGTATAAATGCTATCAAACTGATAGAGGGACATGATGAATCACGAGTGCGACCCAGATATCGCAATATCAGTATATCACAGATCTTAAGATATCAAAATGAGAGTGCAACTTAATGCGTCAAAAAGTAACATCAAATGTTGATTTCAAAGACTTCTATGTATTTGGAGGTGGGAACGAGACCTAAAGGTAGGAGAGGCGATATCCAGTCAAACCATCCCTATCCCTAGTACATTATATCAAGCCATTATTAAGCTTATCGACAGGGTAAACATGCTTTTCTTAATATCCCGATTCAGTACAAGTAGAACAAATTCTTTGGTATCAAAGCTAGGCCCCAAAGTATTTCCAGACCAGAACAATCAATTACACATGACCAAAATATTAGAAGTATTCACAAGGCCGGAAAACATCTGGAAAAGAAACAGAAATGGAGTTATGCATTTGTACACTTATGAGTTCTAAGCACTCTCACGCCTTAATCAAGTTtatgaaaataaaaatttacGAACACAAGTTCGAAAGCATTGCttagggcagcccggtgcactaagctcccgctatgcgggGGGTcgggggaagggccggaccacaagggtctattgtatgcaaccttaccctgcatttctgcaagaggctgttaccacggcttgaacccgtgacatcctggtcacatgacaacaactttaccagttcgAAAGCATTGCTTAACGTCTAATTTGTCAAACAGCATTTACAAGGATGAACAAAATCATCACTTACATTCTCAGGCAAGCAGTAGCCATGGTCAATTGGAGTAAGCACGATTCGCCCtttttctccttccctgctcacAAGAATATTCCCAGCATGCCTATCTGCATTTGCTGTTCTTATATCAAAGACAGTAATCTTATGAACTTCCTCCACAGGAAATTCCCCAGGACCCCTATCCTCACAATTTCCTTCATTCTTCATAAATAACTGCAGTGAACCAAACTTAATGTACTCTGACGACCACTCAAATCCATTATGATGATGAAAACCATTGTGCAAACACTGAACCATAGCAGTAGGAGGCACACCAGAAAATCCAATCTCACCATTGGATAATGATCGGTGTCCCCTCTTCCTTGGATGATCCAGTAGAAAAGCTGCAACTTCCCTAAATGCACCTTCTCCTACTCGGGTTCCCCTTTTCAACCCTTCACCATTGGTTGATAAAGGTAGTCCTTGCGGGTTATTCACAGCAAGAGGTTCCTCGTCTACGGGCTTAAAAACAGCAACATACTTGTTGCCAGATCCATCCTGCATAAAATAAGTTCCTCCACTCCCTTCAGACGATCTGATCGGTCTATTTCCTTTTGTCAAACCATCACACACAGAGCTGATCATGTCCCAAATATTGGATGGCAGTTCTATATTTGGATTAACAACAATAGGTTCCAAGAATTGAACGTCCCTCTCGACATGCTTAGCCCGAACCTTTGCAAATTTTTGAACTAACAAGTGAATCACAGCATCAGCAGTAACATCATCAATGAGCTTCTTATCCTCAAGCTTCTCACCATTACAGAAAAGCTCATGAACTTTAAGTTCCTCACCAAAATCTTTGCCTTTCTTCAATATGGTACGCTTTAGATACCCGATATCTTGATGCCTATCAACAGGAAATTCAAATTCCTTGCCACAAGTAGTCCTAACAGTGATAACAAGAAGATCAGATATCTTCAGTACCAAATGCAGAACATTCCCATTACTAACTCCATAGTCCTTAACCAAAGATTCATTTCTTGCTAGCTCTCTACCTCCAAAAACTAGCTTCTGCATCTTAACCACAAAACCTTTACTTGTTTGAATCTTAAGTTTCACTTCACCAATCGAATCAGATTCCAACACGCGCATTGGAATCACAGAACCAGCCACAGTAATGTATATTACAATCGATTCATTCGTGCAAAGAGCCAAAGGGCCATAGATATGTCTCGTAGACCGGACAGACTCGTCTTGAACCGGACTCAAAGCCACATCCACAGCAGACATTGTGATGATTATACAACAAAGGCTTTACAAAACTAGCCCCTTTTCTCCTTGATGACTATGTAATTGTTCAAAATCCTAAACAAAGCATCAACAATGTCCAAAATGCAAGAAATTTGAACCCCTTTTACCAAAAGACTCAACCTTTAACTAAGGATACACAAAAAAGAGATAAAATCAAAAACCAATAAAGACTCAAACTTTCTTATTATCTTTCAGAAACCCAAACAGAGCATTACCTAAACTGTGAAATAGGAAATGCCCAATTTGAAATTGATCCAAATTACCTTAGAAATGCTAAAGCTAGAAGATCAAGAAGCTGAATAAATCTTCAAAGGTTCAATCTTTTTTGGGAAATTTTCCAAGAATGTGAGAAGTGAGAATAATTTGGGGGCACTGGGGCTAATTTTTTTCAACAATAGAGTGGATTCTTTACCAGTAGAAAGAATCAAAAACCAAAATGGTCAATGAAGAAAAGCTTATATATTACTTACATGGCATAGAAGGATTTtgaatataattattattattattatcctcCCTGCATTTCCCGGAATTGGATATCCGAAAATTCAAAGTTGTATCCGGTTTATTCGCCGGCTTTTTGAAGTTTTCCGGTGGAAATGTCAATGAGGGAGAAAGAGAAGGTGAAGAGTGGAATAAGCGGAATTATAGCCGTTGCCTTAGCAATTTGCTTTTGACTATAAGAGCATTTAGAATCATAGCTTTATTTCAATTTATAACTTTATTCAATGTTTAGCTTTATTTCAACTTATAACAATTATTTCAATATTTATTCATGTGTCAGTGTCTCTCAAACTTTGGCCAAAAATAAGATTCGAaggaatcttttttttttccagataaAATTATGTATGAATGAACTAAGAAGATTTTATTTTTCTCAatcattttcttaattaaaaatattgaagtctttttttttttaacttaaaaaactGAACCCAAATAAAGTGTAATGGACATAAAAATTGATATAACTGCCACAATTAGTTAGAATTGAGATTAGTTAGTTCATTAACTGAGGTAAAAACAACtactactattttttttttttgagttaaaAACAACTGTATATTCATTAAAACTTAAGTTAATGAACAAAAAATCACCTACGTATAATTTTAGTGTAATTTCATTGGATGAATTGTTGCTATTTGCCTTCTCTTTACGTTTATAAAATCATGTTTATTATAAAGAGTATCATAAGTTGGTTTTAATATAATCTGGTACAAAAAATATCTAAATTATTAGTTTATGAAATTTAAATACTATATATTGTGGTGTATCTTCTATTTCTTTAGGTTACAATCAATAAGTCCTTTTCTGGGTAATTGTTTCACTTCTTTGACAAAATAAATATTATAGTCATTCcttaaaaacatttttttttggaaacTTTTATAACAGCTTGTTTGGGTAGTTGTTATGCATCGTTTCACAATATATCGTATCGTGTCATAttatattgtactgtattttttaACGAAtgcaatgtttggatagattgttttgtttgccatcgtttcatgaagaataaacttgtaatattataaagaaaaattatgatacagagtaaaattattatataataAGGCAGGGTAAAtgataaataaaattatttaataataataaagagtgagattgagagaaaaagacaaagtAACGATACGATCACACCAAATTAGTCGTTATATAAAGTGATACATTTCGTCATTATGTAAtgacggatttaacgatacgataca
This region includes:
- the LOC104225136 gene encoding phosphatidylinositol 4-kinase gamma 4-like, whose protein sequence is MSAVDVALSPVQDESVRSTRHIYGPLALCTNESIVIYITVAGSVIPMRVLESDSIGEVKLKIQTSKGFVVKMQKLVFGGRELARNESLVKDYGVSNGNVLHLVLKISDLLVITVRTTCGKEFEFPVDRHQDIGYLKRTILKKGKDFGEELKVHELFCNGEKLEDKKLIDDVTADAVIHLLVQKFAKVRAKHVERDVQFLEPIVVNPNIELPSNIWDMISSVCDGLTKGNRPIRSSEGSGGTYFMQDGSGNKYVAVFKPVDEEPLAVNNPQGLPLSTNGEGLKRGTRVGEGAFREVAAFLLDHPRKRGHRSLSNGEIGFSGVPPTAMVQCLHNGFHHHNGFEWSSEYIKFGSLQLFMKNEGNCEDRGPGEFPVEEVHKITVFDIRTANADRHAGNILVSREGEKGRIVLTPIDHGYCLPENFEDCTFDWLYWPQARQPYSPETIEYIKSLDAEQDINLLKFYGLDLSVECARTLRISTMLLKKGVERGLTPFDIGSIMCRETLNNESVIEEIVRTAQDSMLPGMTEAAFLETVSTLMDIKLEKLKI